In Antedon mediterranea chromosome 10, ecAntMedi1.1, whole genome shotgun sequence, one genomic interval encodes:
- the LOC140060192 gene encoding ral GTPase-activating protein subunit beta-like isoform X2: MYSEWASLQATIENESNYKSVLHSYSAGVGRDVAVSVVRQLADRLSINAASKHDPLPSNLETEKQIEWTMEVICFGLSLPLIENETIRDCVNIYVEWLTALTVPKPSVPPCIVNDPNPYVQKIFRHFVNLFKPRDRGDSSKQIVLCHRVLRTVQTTAKQSGKFTRQTWEILLQFLLTVNETILSPPIVAGSLSEQLCDRLLSVLFELWLLACTRCFPSPSLWRTFREYCVAWRHHTALVEQWNRVNQVLTSHLLKILYGPNFPELKINEEDALIVPTDMDNACIAQTWFRFLHILSNPVDLCKPKVVSQTPMFIQAAFNSEEVIDPNQHPCLSALPKNFLLAMRGIANLSDAFIGEADRGVPGDMNSQNKTPPPTSKASKINHSTSVYHKPSKSVTPSPQLTPTPEGANLTQLLQMEKRSQCNSLLHLFGAWLFEGAVSGCKFHSVKHGEGSIGGSKPRRVHFAVSSSESPHGRLAKERHSIATPDSHRMSGRRAAQAAEIRKASEILPSDITAILSPYKRHDISESPNNYEAGRAEACGALCRIFSNYNQGESILPVYLSRFYLTLSQGLKIDETVSGLVMSSILYNSQDLFRIDLKGVSLVLPHFISALEMVLPEKELKFKSIVSQQQLRQASIHLLLSMLCIPHHFNTLSMMDLMTGKPMRTSGMFGENEKVMTFRSLKLEIVNLMIGALQCELDPVNTQMLLGAIHLCILDSSLCEDIEAKEEQKKKEDSHKDLGTTILEEVMEKQNNQSENTTNKVFLTHQRSSSEPIVDLKPLTSDTSWRIFVRCTHLVCQRLMSVWSTSEYKYYNVSLAALELLSGLARINTCVEDQLECKRAVRWICEHIVHLCSKPSPQHSKILHSIIVAAFQCLTVWIVNHEYLLKDKECLHCVLEVIELGISGSKSRPKGCVPPVYKHEKELKPASMRVKDAAESVLACLLNHVGSFPSPMGPSSVVSLLDEESILKLVKEKSSNVTFKYFVLENNTLLAILEHPVAEEKHPLPTATILLRGLMGRHAWVVQQRHWPKSEKEAAQERLKYPARPQPMDNVGTHHEITSRNFPEMVDKIQLTNADRSIPTMSNIETEQSKTDHEALKVLLEKQIKYEECVKSSAEDELANVAFPNPRTEAKPPRPKQEFSPARLLLSHLGFLTLGTLKEPANSSVPPSLVMLDSTQPGFETDLELLDSIPCRTFDTGFVFYVKSGQRTPNEILANVLSSATVPPHFLEFLNNLGWPVDIATHAGWSGHISTSWKMEDSEIIGSSFGNIDAYVDHGGSLYNGQHQVLYYADSTSEMAFVVPSQRVHSLDRSHSVEALDQPSGKQNLSPYGSKSLPLYQNPQQRPLTLDLPVENTAPAQISPSLDKKRKLSTRAGMIGGSHMKVLVVCLECLADADTFPISELLTETSTGLEYLQGSSSSSLRSGRTNDQVAIIFIQPLKSGLYRIQLQGSALNTNPLVDGMVVSRRSLGTLVRQTCINICNRKRLECDMHCPPHVKRRQKIQEMVNKYRRRLTSPQFYTHLFMD; the protein is encoded by the exons ATGTATTCGGAATGGGCTTCTTTGCAGGCTACCATTGAAAACGAATCAAATTATAAAAGTGTTTTACACAGCTACTCAGCAGGCGTAGGCCGAGATGTTGCCGTGTCCGTTGTACGACAGCTCGCCGATCGACTGTCTATCAATGCGGCTTCGAAGCATGACCCCCTGCCTAGCAATCTTGAAACCGAAAAACAAATTGAATGGACGATGGAG GTTATTTGTTTCGGGCTCAGCCTTCCTCTCATTGAAAATGAAACAATCCGAGACTGCGTGAACATTTACGTTGAATGGCTCACTGCCCTCACAGTCCCAAAACCCTCCGTGCCACCCTGTATTGTAAACGATCCAAACCCATATGTGCAAAAGATCTTTCGacattttgttaatctttttaAACCGCGCGACAGAG GGGATTCCAGCAAGCAGATTGTGTTGTGTCATCGAGTTTTAAGGACTGTTCAAACAACTGCAAAACAGAGTGGAAAATTCACAAGACAAACGTGGGAAATTCTGCTACAATTTCTACTCACTGTCAACGAGACGATACTGTCGCCACCGATAGTAGCAG GAAGTTTATCCGAGCAATTGTGTGATCGTCTACTTAGTGTTCTATTTGAGCTCTGGCTTTTGGCGTGTACAAGATGTTTCCCGTCACCATCTCTCTGGCGTACCTTCCGTGAATACTGCGTAGCATGGCGTCATCACACTGCATTAGTGGAGCAGTGGAACCGGGTCAACCAAGTATTAACATCGCATTTGCTAAAAATACTTTATGGTCCAAACTTCCCAGAACTTAAAATTA ATGAGGAAGATGCTTTGATAGTACCAACAGACATGGACAACGCTTGCATCGCTCAGACTTGGTTCAGATTTCTGCACATCTTATCCAATCCAGTCGACCTTTGCAAGCCTAAAGTGGTTAGCCAAACACCTATGTTTATCCAAGCAGCATTTAACAGTGAGGAGGTTATTGATCCAAATCAACACCCGTGTCTAAGTGCTTTGCCGAAAAACTTTCTGCTCGCAATGAGAGGCATTGCAAATCTTTCCGATGCTTTTATTG GTGAGGCTGATAGAGGTGTACCTGGGGATATGAACTCACAGAACAAGACCCCACCTCCGACATCAAAAGCATCCAAAATAAACCACTCCACTTCAGTGTACCATAAACCCAGCAAATCAGTTACCCCTTCTCCACAGCTAACCCCCACCCCCGAAGGAGCAAATTTGACCCAATTACTACAGATGGAAAAGCGGTCACAGTGTAATAGTTTACTACACTTGTTTGGTGCATGGCTGTTTGAGGGTGCCGTTTCTGGATGTAAGTTTCACTCGGTTAAGCATGGTGAAGGGAGTATTGGGGGTAGTAAACCTCGCCGCGTCCATTTTGCTGTCTCATCATCTGAATCACCCCATG GTCGTTTGGCAAAGGAGCGTCATTCAATTGCGACACCCGATTCCCATCGTATGAGTGGGCGACGTGCAGCTCAAGCTGCTGAAATCCGCAAAGCATCAGAAATATTACCTTCTGACATAACTGCTATCTTGTCACCGTACAAACGACATGACATATCAGAATCGCCGAATAATTACGAAGCGGGGAGAGCAGAGGCTTGTGGTGCTCTGTGTCGTATATTCAGTAATTACAACCAAGGAGAAAGCATACTGCCTGTGTATTTGTCACGATTTTATCTGACTTTGAGTCAAGGATTAAAAATAGATGAG acgGTCAGCGGTTTGGTAATGTCcagtatactgtacaattcACAAGATCTGTTTCGAATCGATTTGAAGGGTGTGTCACTTGTTCTTCCTCATTTCATCTCAGCCCTTGAAATGGTGCTTCCGGAAAAGGAACTGAAATTTAA gtcgATCGTTTCTCAGCAACAGCTACGACAAGCGTCAATCCATCTCCTTCTATCTATGTTATGTATACCACATCATTTTAACACACTGTCTATGATGG ATTTAATGACTGGTAAACCAATGAGAACCTCCGGTATGTTTGGAGAGAATGAAAAAGTAATGACATTCAGGTCACTGAAATTGGAGATTGTAAACCTCATGATAGGAGCACTGCAGTGTGAGCTGGATCCTGTTAATACTCAGATGCTTCTTG GTGCAATCCACTTGTGCATCTTGGACTCGTCACTTTGTGAAGATATTGAAGCGAAAGAAGAACAGAAAAAGAAGGAGGATTCTCACAA AGATCTAGGTACCACTATTTTGGAAGAGGTGATGGAGAAACAAAACAACCAATCAGAAAACACAACAA ATAAAGTGTTCCTGACCCACCAACGTAGCAGTAGCGAGCCTATCGTGGATTTGAAACCGCTTACAAGTG ACACTTCTTGGAGGATTTTTGTGCGTTGTACCCATCTTGTATGTCAGCGTTTAATGTCAGTTTGGTCGACAAGCGAATACAAGTATTACAATGTATCCCTGGCAGCGTTAGAACTTCTATCAGGCCTAGCCAGAATAAATACATGTGTAGAAG ATCAGTTAGAATGCAAACGTGCTGTTCGCTGGATATGTGAGCATATCGTGCATCTTTGTAGTAAACCATCTCCGCAGCATTCAAAGATTCTGCATTCTATCATAGTAGCCGCATTCCAGTGTTTGACTGTCTGGATTGTCAACCATGAATATCTTCTGAAAGACAAG gaatGTTTGCACTGTGTTTTAGAAGTGATTGAGCTTGGTATATCAGGTAGCAAGTCACGACCCAAGGGATGTGTTCCTCCGGTTTATAAACATGAGAAGGAACTGAAACCAGCATCAATGAGGGTGAAGGACGCTGCAGAGTCTGTGCTTGCTTGTCTACTCAATCATGTG gGAAGTTTCCCCTCTCCGATGGGTCCTTCATCTGTTGTATCCTTGCTGGACGAGGAATCCATCCTGAAGTTGGTGAAGGAGAAGTCGTCTAATGTGACATTCAAGTATTTTGTTCTGGAGAACAACACACTGCTAGCCATTCTAGAACACCCTGTGGCAGAAGAAAAAC ATCCTCTTCCTACTGCCACCATACTTCTTCGCGGTCTGATGGGTCGTCATGCATGGGTTGTTCAACAACGCCATTGGCCGAAATCGGAGAAA GAGGCAGCGCAAGAACGTTTAAAATATCCAGCCCGCCCTCAACCAATGGACAATGTTGGCACTCATCATGAAATCACATCACGAAACTTTCCTGAAATGGTCGACAAAATCCAGCTAACAAATGC TGATAGAAGTATTCCAACAATGTCGAACATTGAAACGGAACAATCAAAAACGGACCATGAAGCTTTGAAAGTTTTACTAGAAAAACAGATAAAATATGAGGAATGTGTGAAATCATCAGCAGAAGATGAGCTGGCTAATGTTGCCTTCCCAAACCCTAGGACAGAAGCCAAACCTCCTAGGCCTAAACAAGAGTTTAGCCCTGCTAGGCTACTGTTATCACACCTTGGATTTCTCACGTTAGGTACATTAAAA GAACCAGCTAATAGCTCTGTACCGCCTTCATTAGTCATGTTAGACTCCACACAGCCTGGATTTGAAACAGATTTAGAATTATTGGACAGTATACCATGCAGGACATTTGACACTGGCTTTGTATTCTATGTAAAGTCTGGACAGAGGACACCAAATGAAATACTAGCTAATGTG TTATCCAGTGCAACAGTGCCCCCACACTTTCTGGAGTTTCTTAATAATCTCGGCTGGCCGGTTGACATAGCAACACATGCTGGATGGTCAGGTCATATCAGCACAAGCTGGAAGATGGAAGATTCTGAGATCATTGGTTCAAGTTTTGGTA ATATAGATGCATATGTAGATCATGGAGGCAGTCTGTACAATGGCCAGCATCAGGTTCTTTACTATGCTGACAGCACATCAGAAATGGCATTTGTAGTTCCTTCGCAACGGGTCCACAGTCTTGATAGAAGCCATTCTGTCGAGG CCCTTGATCAACCATCTGGTAAGCAAAACCTATCACCTTATGGATCCAAGAGTCTACCACTCTACCAAAATCCTCAGCAGAGACCTTTGACCCTTGACCTGCCTGTGGAGAATACAGCCCCAGCCCAGATCAGCCCTAGCCTAGACAAGAAGAGGAAGCTATCCACGAGAGCAGGCATGATTGGAGGTTCGCATATGAAAGTGCTGGTTGTCTGCTTGGAGTGCTTGGCTGATGCAGACACATTCCCTATTa GTGAACTATTGACTGAAACCAGTACTGGCCTAGAATACCTGCAAGGCAGCAGTAGTAGCTCATTGAGGAGTGGACGAACCAACGATCAAGTGGCCATCATCTTTATACAGCCATTGAAGAGCGGCCTCTATAGGATACAGTTACAAGGATC TGCTTTAAACACTAACCCATTAGTTGATGGTATGGTTGTAAGTCGGCGTTCACTTGGTACTTTGGTGCGACAGACGTGTATTAATATATGCAATAGAAAACGGCTAGAATGTGATAT gCATTGTCCGCCTCATGTTAAACGACGTCAAAAGATACAGGAAATGGTGAATAAATATCGCAGGCGTTTGACGTCGCCTCAATTTTACACGCACCTTTTTATGGACTGA
- the LOC140060192 gene encoding ral GTPase-activating protein subunit beta-like isoform X1: MYSEWASLQATIENESNYKSVLHSYSAGVGRDVAVSVVRQLADRLSINAASKHDPLPSNLETEKQIEWTMEVICFGLSLPLIENETIRDCVNIYVEWLTALTVPKPSVPPCIVNDPNPYVQKIFRHFVNLFKPRDRGDSSKQIVLCHRVLRTVQTTAKQSGKFTRQTWEILLQFLLTVNETILSPPIVAGSLSEQLCDRLLSVLFELWLLACTRCFPSPSLWRTFREYCVAWRHHTALVEQWNRVNQVLTSHLLKILYGPNFPELKINEEDALIVPTDMDNACIAQTWFRFLHILSNPVDLCKPKVVSQTPMFIQAAFNSEEVIDPNQHPCLSALPKNFLLAMRGIANLSDAFIGEADRGVPGDMNSQNKTPPPTSKASKINHSTSVYHKPSKSVTPSPQLTPTPEGANLTQLLQMEKRSQCNSLLHLFGAWLFEGAVSGCKFHSVKHGEGSIGGSKPRRVHFAVSSSESPHGRLAKERHSIATPDSHRMSGRRAAQAAEIRKASEILPSDITAILSPYKRHDISESPNNYEAGRAEACGALCRIFSNYNQGESILPVYLSRFYLTLSQGLKIDETVSGLVMSSILYNSQDLFRIDLKGVSLVLPHFISALEMVLPEKELKFKSIVSQQQLRQASIHLLLSMLCIPHHFNTLSMMDLMTGKPMRTSGMFGENEKVMTFRSLKLEIVNLMIGALQCELDPVNTQMLLGAIHLCILDSSLCEDIEAKEEQKKKEDSHKDLGTTILEEVMEKQNNQSENTTNKVFLTHQRSSSEPIVDLKPLTSGRSHPVGPYLDTSWRIFVRCTHLVCQRLMSVWSTSEYKYYNVSLAALELLSGLARINTCVEDQLECKRAVRWICEHIVHLCSKPSPQHSKILHSIIVAAFQCLTVWIVNHEYLLKDKECLHCVLEVIELGISGSKSRPKGCVPPVYKHEKELKPASMRVKDAAESVLACLLNHVGSFPSPMGPSSVVSLLDEESILKLVKEKSSNVTFKYFVLENNTLLAILEHPVAEEKHPLPTATILLRGLMGRHAWVVQQRHWPKSEKEAAQERLKYPARPQPMDNVGTHHEITSRNFPEMVDKIQLTNADRSIPTMSNIETEQSKTDHEALKVLLEKQIKYEECVKSSAEDELANVAFPNPRTEAKPPRPKQEFSPARLLLSHLGFLTLGTLKEPANSSVPPSLVMLDSTQPGFETDLELLDSIPCRTFDTGFVFYVKSGQRTPNEILANVLSSATVPPHFLEFLNNLGWPVDIATHAGWSGHISTSWKMEDSEIIGSSFGNIDAYVDHGGSLYNGQHQVLYYADSTSEMAFVVPSQRVHSLDRSHSVEALDQPSGKQNLSPYGSKSLPLYQNPQQRPLTLDLPVENTAPAQISPSLDKKRKLSTRAGMIGGSHMKVLVVCLECLADADTFPISELLTETSTGLEYLQGSSSSSLRSGRTNDQVAIIFIQPLKSGLYRIQLQGSALNTNPLVDGMVVSRRSLGTLVRQTCINICNRKRLECDMHCPPHVKRRQKIQEMVNKYRRRLTSPQFYTHLFMD, translated from the exons ATGTATTCGGAATGGGCTTCTTTGCAGGCTACCATTGAAAACGAATCAAATTATAAAAGTGTTTTACACAGCTACTCAGCAGGCGTAGGCCGAGATGTTGCCGTGTCCGTTGTACGACAGCTCGCCGATCGACTGTCTATCAATGCGGCTTCGAAGCATGACCCCCTGCCTAGCAATCTTGAAACCGAAAAACAAATTGAATGGACGATGGAG GTTATTTGTTTCGGGCTCAGCCTTCCTCTCATTGAAAATGAAACAATCCGAGACTGCGTGAACATTTACGTTGAATGGCTCACTGCCCTCACAGTCCCAAAACCCTCCGTGCCACCCTGTATTGTAAACGATCCAAACCCATATGTGCAAAAGATCTTTCGacattttgttaatctttttaAACCGCGCGACAGAG GGGATTCCAGCAAGCAGATTGTGTTGTGTCATCGAGTTTTAAGGACTGTTCAAACAACTGCAAAACAGAGTGGAAAATTCACAAGACAAACGTGGGAAATTCTGCTACAATTTCTACTCACTGTCAACGAGACGATACTGTCGCCACCGATAGTAGCAG GAAGTTTATCCGAGCAATTGTGTGATCGTCTACTTAGTGTTCTATTTGAGCTCTGGCTTTTGGCGTGTACAAGATGTTTCCCGTCACCATCTCTCTGGCGTACCTTCCGTGAATACTGCGTAGCATGGCGTCATCACACTGCATTAGTGGAGCAGTGGAACCGGGTCAACCAAGTATTAACATCGCATTTGCTAAAAATACTTTATGGTCCAAACTTCCCAGAACTTAAAATTA ATGAGGAAGATGCTTTGATAGTACCAACAGACATGGACAACGCTTGCATCGCTCAGACTTGGTTCAGATTTCTGCACATCTTATCCAATCCAGTCGACCTTTGCAAGCCTAAAGTGGTTAGCCAAACACCTATGTTTATCCAAGCAGCATTTAACAGTGAGGAGGTTATTGATCCAAATCAACACCCGTGTCTAAGTGCTTTGCCGAAAAACTTTCTGCTCGCAATGAGAGGCATTGCAAATCTTTCCGATGCTTTTATTG GTGAGGCTGATAGAGGTGTACCTGGGGATATGAACTCACAGAACAAGACCCCACCTCCGACATCAAAAGCATCCAAAATAAACCACTCCACTTCAGTGTACCATAAACCCAGCAAATCAGTTACCCCTTCTCCACAGCTAACCCCCACCCCCGAAGGAGCAAATTTGACCCAATTACTACAGATGGAAAAGCGGTCACAGTGTAATAGTTTACTACACTTGTTTGGTGCATGGCTGTTTGAGGGTGCCGTTTCTGGATGTAAGTTTCACTCGGTTAAGCATGGTGAAGGGAGTATTGGGGGTAGTAAACCTCGCCGCGTCCATTTTGCTGTCTCATCATCTGAATCACCCCATG GTCGTTTGGCAAAGGAGCGTCATTCAATTGCGACACCCGATTCCCATCGTATGAGTGGGCGACGTGCAGCTCAAGCTGCTGAAATCCGCAAAGCATCAGAAATATTACCTTCTGACATAACTGCTATCTTGTCACCGTACAAACGACATGACATATCAGAATCGCCGAATAATTACGAAGCGGGGAGAGCAGAGGCTTGTGGTGCTCTGTGTCGTATATTCAGTAATTACAACCAAGGAGAAAGCATACTGCCTGTGTATTTGTCACGATTTTATCTGACTTTGAGTCAAGGATTAAAAATAGATGAG acgGTCAGCGGTTTGGTAATGTCcagtatactgtacaattcACAAGATCTGTTTCGAATCGATTTGAAGGGTGTGTCACTTGTTCTTCCTCATTTCATCTCAGCCCTTGAAATGGTGCTTCCGGAAAAGGAACTGAAATTTAA gtcgATCGTTTCTCAGCAACAGCTACGACAAGCGTCAATCCATCTCCTTCTATCTATGTTATGTATACCACATCATTTTAACACACTGTCTATGATGG ATTTAATGACTGGTAAACCAATGAGAACCTCCGGTATGTTTGGAGAGAATGAAAAAGTAATGACATTCAGGTCACTGAAATTGGAGATTGTAAACCTCATGATAGGAGCACTGCAGTGTGAGCTGGATCCTGTTAATACTCAGATGCTTCTTG GTGCAATCCACTTGTGCATCTTGGACTCGTCACTTTGTGAAGATATTGAAGCGAAAGAAGAACAGAAAAAGAAGGAGGATTCTCACAA AGATCTAGGTACCACTATTTTGGAAGAGGTGATGGAGAAACAAAACAACCAATCAGAAAACACAACAA ATAAAGTGTTCCTGACCCACCAACGTAGCAGTAGCGAGCCTATCGTGGATTTGAAACCGCTTACAAGTGGTAGGAGTCATCCAGTTGGCCCCTACCTTG ACACTTCTTGGAGGATTTTTGTGCGTTGTACCCATCTTGTATGTCAGCGTTTAATGTCAGTTTGGTCGACAAGCGAATACAAGTATTACAATGTATCCCTGGCAGCGTTAGAACTTCTATCAGGCCTAGCCAGAATAAATACATGTGTAGAAG ATCAGTTAGAATGCAAACGTGCTGTTCGCTGGATATGTGAGCATATCGTGCATCTTTGTAGTAAACCATCTCCGCAGCATTCAAAGATTCTGCATTCTATCATAGTAGCCGCATTCCAGTGTTTGACTGTCTGGATTGTCAACCATGAATATCTTCTGAAAGACAAG gaatGTTTGCACTGTGTTTTAGAAGTGATTGAGCTTGGTATATCAGGTAGCAAGTCACGACCCAAGGGATGTGTTCCTCCGGTTTATAAACATGAGAAGGAACTGAAACCAGCATCAATGAGGGTGAAGGACGCTGCAGAGTCTGTGCTTGCTTGTCTACTCAATCATGTG gGAAGTTTCCCCTCTCCGATGGGTCCTTCATCTGTTGTATCCTTGCTGGACGAGGAATCCATCCTGAAGTTGGTGAAGGAGAAGTCGTCTAATGTGACATTCAAGTATTTTGTTCTGGAGAACAACACACTGCTAGCCATTCTAGAACACCCTGTGGCAGAAGAAAAAC ATCCTCTTCCTACTGCCACCATACTTCTTCGCGGTCTGATGGGTCGTCATGCATGGGTTGTTCAACAACGCCATTGGCCGAAATCGGAGAAA GAGGCAGCGCAAGAACGTTTAAAATATCCAGCCCGCCCTCAACCAATGGACAATGTTGGCACTCATCATGAAATCACATCACGAAACTTTCCTGAAATGGTCGACAAAATCCAGCTAACAAATGC TGATAGAAGTATTCCAACAATGTCGAACATTGAAACGGAACAATCAAAAACGGACCATGAAGCTTTGAAAGTTTTACTAGAAAAACAGATAAAATATGAGGAATGTGTGAAATCATCAGCAGAAGATGAGCTGGCTAATGTTGCCTTCCCAAACCCTAGGACAGAAGCCAAACCTCCTAGGCCTAAACAAGAGTTTAGCCCTGCTAGGCTACTGTTATCACACCTTGGATTTCTCACGTTAGGTACATTAAAA GAACCAGCTAATAGCTCTGTACCGCCTTCATTAGTCATGTTAGACTCCACACAGCCTGGATTTGAAACAGATTTAGAATTATTGGACAGTATACCATGCAGGACATTTGACACTGGCTTTGTATTCTATGTAAAGTCTGGACAGAGGACACCAAATGAAATACTAGCTAATGTG TTATCCAGTGCAACAGTGCCCCCACACTTTCTGGAGTTTCTTAATAATCTCGGCTGGCCGGTTGACATAGCAACACATGCTGGATGGTCAGGTCATATCAGCACAAGCTGGAAGATGGAAGATTCTGAGATCATTGGTTCAAGTTTTGGTA ATATAGATGCATATGTAGATCATGGAGGCAGTCTGTACAATGGCCAGCATCAGGTTCTTTACTATGCTGACAGCACATCAGAAATGGCATTTGTAGTTCCTTCGCAACGGGTCCACAGTCTTGATAGAAGCCATTCTGTCGAGG CCCTTGATCAACCATCTGGTAAGCAAAACCTATCACCTTATGGATCCAAGAGTCTACCACTCTACCAAAATCCTCAGCAGAGACCTTTGACCCTTGACCTGCCTGTGGAGAATACAGCCCCAGCCCAGATCAGCCCTAGCCTAGACAAGAAGAGGAAGCTATCCACGAGAGCAGGCATGATTGGAGGTTCGCATATGAAAGTGCTGGTTGTCTGCTTGGAGTGCTTGGCTGATGCAGACACATTCCCTATTa GTGAACTATTGACTGAAACCAGTACTGGCCTAGAATACCTGCAAGGCAGCAGTAGTAGCTCATTGAGGAGTGGACGAACCAACGATCAAGTGGCCATCATCTTTATACAGCCATTGAAGAGCGGCCTCTATAGGATACAGTTACAAGGATC TGCTTTAAACACTAACCCATTAGTTGATGGTATGGTTGTAAGTCGGCGTTCACTTGGTACTTTGGTGCGACAGACGTGTATTAATATATGCAATAGAAAACGGCTAGAATGTGATAT gCATTGTCCGCCTCATGTTAAACGACGTCAAAAGATACAGGAAATGGTGAATAAATATCGCAGGCGTTTGACGTCGCCTCAATTTTACACGCACCTTTTTATGGACTGA